DNA from Petropleomorpha daqingensis:
GAGATCGGCCAGCGCGCGCGGCGCGTCGGCCATCGGATAGGCGGTGGTGGTGGCGCGGACCCCCAGCCGCTCGGCGAGGCGGAGGAACTCCTCGCCGTCGCGCCGGGTGTTGGCGGTGACGCTGCGCAGCCGCCGCTCCTCGAACAGCTCCGCGGCGTAGTCGAGCGCGGGGATCGTCGAGAGCCAGATGCCGGCCACGGCGAGCGTGCCGCCCCGGTCGAGCGCGCGCAGGGCCACCGGCACGAGCTCCCCGGCCGGCGCGAACAGCACGGCGCCGTCCAGCGGCTCGGGCGGTGGGTCGGTCGCTGCGCCCACGGAGTCGGCGCCGAGTTCCTTCGCCAGCGCCTGGTTGTGCTCACCCCGGGTGAGGACGTGCACCCGCAGACCCTGCGCGAGGGCCACCTGCGCGGTCAGGTGGGCGCTGCCGCCGAAGCCGTAGATGCCGAGGCGCCCGCCCGGCGGGACGGCGGCGGCCCGCAGGGCGCGGTAGCCGATGATCCCGGCGCAGAGGAGCGGGGCCGCCGCCTCGTCCGCCAGGGACTCCGGCAAGCGGTAGGCGAACGCCTCGTCGACCAGGCAGGCGTCGGCGTAGCCACCGTCGACGTCCCAGCCGGTGAACAGCGGCGCGGCGCACAGGTTCTCGTCGCCGCGGCGGCAGTAGCGGCAGCTGCCGTCGGTGTGCCCGAGCCAGGCGACGCCGATCCGCTCCCCCACCGCGAACCGCGACGCGGCCGGGCCGAGCGCGTCCACGACGCCGACCACCTCGTGCCCCGGCGTGACCCGCGGCCGGCGCGGTGGCAGGTCACCCTCCGCCAGGTGCAGATCGGTGCGGCAGACCCCGCAGCACAGGACCCGGACCCGCACCTGGCCCGGACCGGGTGAGGGCAGCTCGCGCTCGACCCGCCGCAGCGGACCGGCGTCGATCGGCGCCGGCGTCTCGACCACCCAGGCCCGCACGGCGACCTCAGCCCGCGGCCGGTGCGACGGCGGCGCGAGAGGGATGGACGACGAGCACGGGGCACGGTGCGTGCATCACGGCGTGCAGGGCGACCGAACCGAGCACCACGCCCGCCAGCTGGTTGCGGCTGCGGCTGCCCAGCACGAGCAGCGAGGCGCCCTGCGCCCGGTCCATGAGCACCGGCACCGGGTGCCCCTCGACCGCGACGACGTGGACGGCGGGCGCCTCGGCCCCGAGGACCTCGCGCACGATCGCCGCACCCCGC
Protein-coding regions in this window:
- a CDS encoding zinc-dependent alcohol dehydrogenase family protein produces the protein MRAWVVETPAPIDAGPLRRVERELPSPGPGQVRVRVLCCGVCRTDLHLAEGDLPPRRPRVTPGHEVVGVVDALGPAASRFAVGERIGVAWLGHTDGSCRYCRRGDENLCAAPLFTGWDVDGGYADACLVDEAFAYRLPESLADEAAAPLLCAGIIGYRALRAAAVPPGGRLGIYGFGGSAHLTAQVALAQGLRVHVLTRGEHNQALAKELGADSVGAATDPPPEPLDGAVLFAPAGELVPVALRALDRGGTLAVAGIWLSTIPALDYAAELFEERRLRSVTANTRRDGEEFLRLAERLGVRATTTAYPMADAPRALADLAHGRFGGAAVLVT